Within the Miscanthus floridulus cultivar M001 chromosome 2, ASM1932011v1, whole genome shotgun sequence genome, the region ggcagatgtagggatcggcatggacttctatcgttttggctgtgcctcagcaTCTGTTAAAACTTTGTGCTTTGCCTGAgcatcagcaacggttggctggggggcatcggcacttgttggttgtgaagcttggacatctggtacgcttgccgatgtacccatttgttgctgcaaaacaagtgtaaggtatgatatttaacagataaaatatgaaatcaaagggatacctctgaaggtttgtcagaagaagtggtgcttgatatcggaggaattgccgatgacgatccagcagcggctcttaccccctgatgattaatgttaatacagtttgtgatcggcataagtagaaGTAAACAacgttgttaccttgaatgccttgaccaaggttgtagcagcagctgatggagtggccctagctgtagccaatttggacttggaggtgatggtcttggtacggatcttctggtaagtcaaagcagctaaggtgggggcgttgtagccgatcggtgatatcggggaaacaggccgaagatcgaagggtttcccacttttgctcatagttggtgctgggttgttaacctgtcacgagaaagttagttaccaatatatgaaaggaaaaagcgaaagggagctaaaaggaacttactgcgtcatcgggaatggcgtattcagggtcgatcatgtgccgatatgtgtgaacagatgttgcaaacagttgttccctccactctcgccaccattgcttatatgattcggtgatgaaagatactggcgtccagacggatatatcgacatttgtagtatcggcatcgggggagagttgcactaccctgttccaatctgttccgcaggtgattgtttctctgggtttgatcacatcggcaaaacaaagtttgattggcagttgtccaaaagccaattgatgggatactgccgatgggttgtaaaactcatatgtgatattggtgttttttccgctaccgaatgtgtttactggaattgccctgggagtaatgatagccatcatgagttcattatcttgattcagagtgtcatcggcaaagttgaaaagaaggggaaatctgttttcttcgtcaatataaggcacccaggctctatgatcacgagaaagaccattgtagaagctttgaaagaatctgccgatctggtcttcattggcttctgttccagggaggacaattatggcttcaccaaaattgaggggtgagcgtgttgccgattcctcgtccccaagcacatggtcttcagcaatttctcgtgggaattgttgggcaaagaagtcccattgcaaccatttgtgcatatgggtattcagccacatgttgatgaaccaccacggacctcctaagttgccgatgggttcgccaagcagaagtttctgagacacttgatgaagaagatgataagtggagctcagaaggtatcggccaagagggaatcttacaccattggccaggaGTTCAGCAGCGGGGAGGaaagcgttggttggtcctactgatcgaccatagaagataaatttttctaaccacatattcaagaatgtggcatgttccctctgattaactgtcccagtcttctggcattcttggatgtatcctgtccaaccgccgatgttgcgggtattcaccctatattcagattttctgccatagatagagccttcatcggcagttgaaatatccaaaccagtgagcatgtatacatcggcaagtgtgggagtagctgggccatgtccaaacataaaagtgtttgttgtgtctgaccagaagtaagcagctgcaatcatcattgactcattcttctgcatatcggcaatagatagcctaatgcattggtctagtttccattctgcccagtatacttgcatcgatctattaaccctcaagtaccaatctttccaccctttggtggttttgggccaagatcggaatgtgtctttccataaattcagagagaaattttgggctctaaaggggattctgttaacctccgcattaatcagatcagttggatctgggttgcccattggtcctaggcattggacatgcggctgatcggttggaataactaatttgttgcgcagttcctaagtttaaaggatccagagaacaaaagaaaagaaaaatcaccaactgtatgaatttgcaaaaactaggggaatcgaggtaaaaggtaatggaagtggaacgaaccgcagggacgtcgaagttgatcgccattatcttgaggaagatgggggcacgagccggagacttgaggttaacgctggagaagagttcttgttggttgaggtcgcgcagttgttcgtcggagtcgccgccggaaagagaaaatgtcaaagattggagtctgagggtagaagacgagcgttccggaggaatctatttataagccgcttggagtaggggtattttggacttatctctataccgcgcgcatgtaggtcgaggtggttcagatggatatggtaactgttcgcacgataatcaggggattgtacagatgagttgatggcaagtaatcatgacttggaagagatatcggtacaggatattttaattctgaaaatggcagcattattatgttaggatcttgccgatggattattgtttcggtatcttaaccataatcaaggcaagagtgattggcgattgtgcgatatttactgaggtgcgtgaatcaggattagatttgattagatttgataacagatcaggttttggcttggaggatgagttatggtaatcgggcgaaggcaaacgttatctggagtaaatttcggagcattaatggttttatactccgaaattggggggcatgtgttgacaccattttttgcacgtgtcaaaatgatcggagtggactaatcggcaggaggaaagttactgtatacgctgacagccgatgaagcttgtaaagatggttgccgatgactggtgatggtcgatggaaaggttgatttagattcGAGCGTTGCCGATgaagttggaggtgttattgtcgatgccgatgaaggaaggcttgaagactactgccgatgaaacagaaagtatgccgatggaaaggaggtcggtgagatttccatcgtaattgaggcggacagggaaatagataggagttgatttccttttctgtatttattagaatatgattcatgtaagagtcacgtatttccttaggtatggatttggtgttctagttatgtttggttatgtctctttagatcagggtataaatatagattgaagggcaatgtaaaagatatatcaatcaatatcaaaactaatttttactcctatttgcatctacttacttttcggcgacttcgtcaattcgcacatttttctttttatgagttctcattgattcggcgagttgcatcgcagtgcaaccttcggcgattctcgagttccgcgtgagtacctcttggccgtgacttccgggcgtatcgctgttgtcaggaccaaagtgctcgtatcttcatccttgtcgattaacaggtcaaatcgactggcacgctttggatatcgattcgggtattagccctttgtgtttgcagatccacttttgcatcaacagacaTGCATGTTCTGGTAATCTAGTTGCATCTTGGTTTATTTGTGTTGAGTTCCATGCAGTTAAATTCTTTTTTGCCTTGGCGAGAAGAATGTCGTTGGTTCTGATAGTGCTCTATAGGCATCAGTGCTATTTACTTGTTAACCAAAGTGCTCGTTTTGGCCACTCATCACATGAACTGAATTGTACTACCAAAACTGGTGTGATGCTATCTGATCTATCAAACTAGTTCACACATTGTGGGAATCTAGAATAGGAAAATCTAAATTGACTTATTAATTGAATGATGGCTTTGCTTAATTGGTTCATTGGTCAAGTATGCCGAGCTGAACTGGAAATTTAGCTTCTTTGTATGCTCATTTCATCTTTACTAGGCTTTAGCTGTTGCTTCTATTTATTGACCAGTACATGTGTACATGTTTTTGACTAATGACTACTAACTGCTTGTATGGCTACAGACTTATTCAAGGATATCAAAGATTTTGCCTCCCAACATGCATTTGCATCCTGTGATAATTTTTAGTCAATTGTAGATAATTGCATAGAAAATAGTACACTTTAATTGTACTATCAGCAGACTCCTCGTTTATGAGCTAGATTTTGTATAAATATACCAATACTTTTACTTATATACATATATAGTAAAATTGCAATAACAACACATAGTATTTGCACTATTTGGAAAGTGCAATTTTCATATTCTTGTTTTGTAATTTTGAATATTCTATTCGTTGTGCATTTTGCAGCAGTAGAATAGAAATGGCACTATATTAAGGACCTGTTTTgcagggctcctctccggctccggctccggctccggctcctccagaggagtcctgccaaacgttttcttggaagagccgtttttcagtaaaaaacagaggagccggagctgttttggaggagccacaatttgtggctcctccaaaacggctctggctcctccggaggagcccctcaggaggagccgtgccaaacaggtCCTAATTTTGATTTGTGGTATGGCCCAAGATTATTCAGTGTATGCTTGTATGTATGTTTATTGGGCCGATtgtttcattttgggccaaatgAGCTGCAAATCTCCATTGCGGGTATCGGATCATGTGCCCGTTAAGGCTTGACGGGCCCGGTAGTTGCCTGGGTTGATTTTCGGGTTCATTCGCGGACCCGTTTTCCTTGcatgaagaagaaaaacaatagaGACGAGCCATTGGATGCAGATCCAAGGGCTGTGGACGTCGACTGAAAAAAGGTGTATATATAGCAAGTCCCTTAGTTTTTAGCATTTACGTTATTATATATATCCTGTTGTTGTAACTTGTAACACGTAAGGATGTTTGCTATCATACATAAAGCTTTATTAGTCTTTCCTAGGAAAAGGGGAGTAGGAACCCAGTGTGGCCGCCTCTATGGAGCTCCGCCGGTGCAAACCTGCTCTCTTTTTTTCCCATGAGAAAAAAGCTAGCACCGTCATTCTTTCAGTTTCAGGAGGTCCACGAACTTCTTGAAGTTGTCATGCGACGACCCACCCTCGGCGATGGACCTGCACGCCGCGTCCCTGAGCGCGCTCACCCTCTCCCTGATCCCGTCGTCTCCGAGGACTCGCTCCAGTTTGCCGCTCAGCTCCTCCTTGGCCACGACGCCGTCCGGCCCCGGCGCCACCGCCAAGCCGGTCCTCCACACGTTGCAGATGTAGCTCTCGTTCAGGAACTGGTCCGTGAAGTAGGGCCAGCACAGGAACGGCACCGCGTTCCGCATCCCCTCCAGCGTCGAGTTCCACCCGCAGTGCGACACGAAGCACGCCACCGCACGGTGAGCCAGCACCTGTCCAGTGGAAGGAAGCACCCCACGGTGACGATATGCTGTGCAGGACGACGCTGCAAGTATGGCGTGGAACATATGTACCTGCTGCTGGGGGCACCAGCTCACGATCATGCCCCTGCCGCCGACACGGTCCCGGAACTCGTCGAGCCACGCTTTGCTGAGGCCAGCGGCGAAGTCGGGCCGCACCACCCACAAGAACGGCCGGCCAGCGAGCTCCAGCCCCAGCGCAAGCTCCTCGAACTGCCGCGGGTTGAACACGGTGAAGCTGCCGAACGCCACGTACACGACGGAGCGGTCGGCCTGCGCGTCGAGCCACTCGAGGCACCCGGTGTCCTCCAGCAAGAACTGCCCCACCGGTCTCTGGAACTGACGGTCGGCGAGCAGGGGGCCGATGGGCATGACGTCGGGGTACAGCTTGAACGCCCCGGGTTCCGCGTCGCGGAACGAGTTGCACACGATGACCTCGGCGAGGTCTTTGGCCTCGTTGTTCCGGATGACGAGCTGGAATATGGCCGGTTGGCCTTCCGGCGCGCCGGCGTTGTCCCACGGTAGCTGCGACGTGTGGAGCGGTGGCATCCCCGGCGCGAACTGGAATGTCTCCTGCCGTTTTGGCCAGCCTGCACTTGTTCGAGAATCACCAATCAGAACGCAGGCCATCAGGCAAAGCAATTCACAGTTCTAAAAATATGATGCCAAAATTGGCCCTCAAAGAGAATATACTCGTCCTACGCTGACAATTCTACCGATGCGCATGACACATGACACATGACAGCAAAAGTATCTGTAAAAGTATATATACTTAGCATAGTGCTGACAAATGAGCAGCTACTCCTACGAGGGTTGTAGTATCTCAGTTGCAAACCTTTCTCGTCGATGAGGCCGTCCTGTATCATCTGAGGAATTCTCAACGTTGTGTCGAGGAAGGCAGCCGACCCGGGCCAGAAGGCGGCGGCCCTGATGCCGAGTTTCTTGGCGACCTCGAACGCCCACCCCATGGCCTCGTCGGCGATGAGCCAACTGATCTTTTTGCCCCCGGACGCCTCAGTCCTACCCACAAGCTCCTCCAGGTATCCCGGCATGTGCCGCGACAGCCCGTCCACGAGCTTGCCGAGGTCCTTGCGGTCGTCGCCGTCGGCCAGTCCGTCTGGGACGGCCACCAGGTGGATGCCATCGACGTCGAGCGACCGGCCACTGCCGTCAGCCGGCATCGCGTCTAGTACGAGCGCGTGGTTGGCCTCGGTGTTGACGAATGTGACCTCGATGCCATTCTCGACCAGCCGGTGGGAGAGCTGCATCAGAGGGATGACGTGGCCCTGGGCAGGGAAGGGCAGGGCCAGGACGTGAGGTACCGCCATGGCAGGAGCTGGGAAGTCAGAAGCAAAACCAAGACGTGGATCGGCGTCTGAAACCTTGTGCTTGTGGTGATGATGGCGCGCGTCTCGGTTGTGACACGAGTACCACCGAGCTGAATGGATATGGAGTCACATGGAGGATTGGCGGCCGCTGCCTTAGCTATAGCCagataattttatttttttcaaaaaacaaaCTTAGAAACAGAGCATTCAATATATCACATACTCCTTTAAAAAAAAGAGTATACAGGACTGAATTCTCTACTCTAAGACCTCTGTATGTCGTATATACCCATTCAGACGCATCCAAGTCCAACAAATATTTAGGGGATGCGCATTTTAGCATTTTGTTACACATTGCAGTCTGGGCAATTTTGGAAGTTCTTTTGTTTGCTGGGCAATCTGAAAAACACGTATTTGAGAACAAGTTAATCAAAGATCCAGTCGAAATCATCTGTCATGCTTGTGTCCTCATGTGATGCGATGTTGGCATTAAATTCAGACTTAGAGAACCTTTGACCAAAGTAAATTTTGGCATTAAATTCAGACTTACTGGCCACATGAAACAACCAAAATTCATATGATTATATAGTGAATGCTAAATATTTGACTCGTCCAAATTAACAACAAGGTTCACAACATTATTACACACATCAAACAAAGATAAGAGGAGCGAACCTCCACATTCATAACATTTTCCCAATAGAAGTCCCAAGTTTAGACAACACATTTGTTCAAAGACTAATTGAAAACCATATATACACAACAGAGAGCCCTAACTATACTCTCTTTGATAGAGAGGACTTGTTGCATGGTCTTTCCTAAAGTAAGCTTTAAAATAATTGTACCAACACCAAAAGCATGCGGATGAGATCTGTTTCGCATTAGTAAGGCTCCAGTACTACCGACCAGGGGCAGATCTAACGATTAGGGTGGTGGGGAAGCACCCCCAACCCCTCCTATAAGTTGTGGCCACTGGACCACTACTAGAAGGACATGGAATGTCGAGAGGTTGAAGACGgcgttgacggtcactaacatcaattataaaccatcaacataatatgtatttatacttaattccatcaccaaacataggtatattggtttaaactaataaattccacgagttttggtaaatctatgttttcaacagggtttatccagaaaaccgccaagggggacctattcgtcaaatgAAATCGCGTAATTCCGCAGCATAACCGAAatgagaagactctagaagattcTAGGAGGTTCTCCACCGAAGCGGAGCCCGAAACCCTGCATGTAGGCCGTCCGACCCCTAGAGTCCACCAGTCAGCCCCTCGTTGCTAAGTCGGttccccaccgcctcctaggttgcatctacgtcgtcctttaagtcagtttgatccaagggcacacgattgacgctccggcctatataaaCAGCCCAGTACCCCCCCCTCCCTGAGcagatccctgaaaccctaattcatatcatgaggatcagagccagctatcaagagaagattagtcctccataggatctagtcttataaatagaaatagtgagatagagagtgagggaagagtttggaggaggtgctggcctatcggtgctctctctacggcttgtaccttggcggattcaagttctatctgagcttgcttctgagatttctctggtaatcaacttctgctttaagtaagcatcttgttta harbors:
- the LOC136538032 gene encoding UDP-glycosyltransferase 83A1-like; protein product: MAVPHVLALPFPAQGHVIPLMQLSHRLVENGIEVTFVNTEANHALVLDAMPADGSGRSLDVDGIHLVAVPDGLADGDDRKDLGKLVDGLSRHMPGYLEELVGRTEASGGKKISWLIADEAMGWAFEVAKKLGIRAAAFWPGSAAFLDTTLRIPQMIQDGLIDEKGWPKRQETFQFAPGMPPLHTSQLPWDNAGAPEGQPAIFQLVIRNNEAKDLAEVIVCNSFRDAEPGAFKLYPDVMPIGPLLADRQFQRPVGQFLLEDTGCLEWLDAQADRSVVYVAFGSFTVFNPRQFEELALGLELAGRPFLWVVRPDFAAGLSKAWLDEFRDRVGGRGMIVSWCPQQQVLAHRAVACFVSHCGWNSTLEGMRNAVPFLCWPYFTDQFLNESYICNVWRTGLAVAPGPDGVVAKEELSGKLERVLGDDGIRERVSALRDAACRSIAEGGSSHDNFKKFVDLLKLKE